The Caballeronia sp. Lep1P3 genome window below encodes:
- a CDS encoding BON domain-containing protein, which yields MKAVDLLKALGVVVCVAVASSAYAQSSDAAATNNAESAPTTKAQRSATKKTDRKLSYDVRRALSKAQGFDVSNVFVRSRGGAVTLTGTVPEGAQIAQAEEVAKGVTGVKSVSNKITLSPQNGGK from the coding sequence ATGAAAGCAGTCGATCTGTTGAAGGCGCTGGGCGTCGTGGTGTGCGTGGCGGTCGCGTCGAGCGCCTACGCCCAGTCGAGCGATGCGGCGGCCACCAACAACGCCGAATCCGCCCCGACCACCAAGGCGCAGCGGTCAGCCACCAAGAAGACCGATCGCAAGCTCAGTTACGACGTGCGCCGCGCGCTGTCGAAAGCGCAGGGCTTCGACGTCTCGAACGTGTTCGTCCGCTCTCGCGGCGGCGCGGTGACGCTGACGGGCACGGTGCCGGAAGGCGCGCAGATCGCCCAGGCCGAGGAAGTGGCGAAGGGCGTGACGGGCGTGAAGTCGGTGTCGAACAAGATCACGCTCAGCCCGCAGAACGGCGGGAAGTAA
- a CDS encoding D-(-)-3-hydroxybutyrate oligomer hydrolase, with amino-acid sequence MTLVASAMLAAALAGCHGGDDHGGSTGAANNSLPGFISGSVKTQTYDGNTDDLLTAGLGKTGLASATPPGIANAAAPTAAELRRLAIYSNYRALVDMSANGGYGRFWGPNVDLNGNDTLGEGKIAGKEYLAYADDGSGAQNVSLLVQIPASFNPDQPCIVTATSSGSRGVYGAISAAGEWGLKRGCAVAYTDKGSGNGAHELSTNRVTLIDGTLANADIAGKAAIFRANVSATALAQYNAAFPNRYAFKHAHSQQNPEKDWGKNTLQAIQFAYWALNDSFGTLNGTTRTVRYTKGSVTTIAASVSNGGGAALAAAEEDTDGWISAVVAGEPQINLNLPAQVAVNQGGAPVGSFGRPLADYMTLANLLQPCAALAPAAAGAPYLTALPVATTTAIRTQRCAALAANGLISGGDPVSQANDALARLHQAGYEADSDTLHAPMWDSQAVPAVAVTYANAYMKASVVDNLCDFSFGTTNAATGAAGVTPAVSPMLTVFGNGNGVPPTNGINLVYNAGTSGAADHRLATPDAAYAGAACLRSLWTNANPTMVASVNAIRVNANLRGKPAIIVQGRADALVPINHASRPYLGANKVAEGGKSQLSFYEIANGQHFDAFLSVAGFDTRFVPVHYYVLQSLNLMWSHLKSGTPLPPSQVVRTVARGGTPGAAPALTTANLPAIAASPGANAISVNGGVVNVPN; translated from the coding sequence ATGACGCTCGTCGCATCGGCGATGCTGGCCGCCGCGCTGGCCGGCTGTCACGGCGGCGATGACCACGGCGGCAGCACCGGCGCAGCGAACAACAGCCTGCCGGGCTTCATCTCCGGCTCGGTGAAGACGCAAACCTACGACGGTAACACCGACGATCTCCTGACCGCTGGCCTCGGCAAGACCGGCCTCGCATCGGCGACGCCGCCCGGCATCGCGAACGCGGCCGCGCCCACGGCGGCGGAACTGCGGCGGCTCGCGATCTATTCGAACTACCGCGCGCTCGTCGATATGTCGGCGAACGGCGGTTATGGGCGCTTCTGGGGACCTAACGTCGATCTGAACGGCAACGACACGCTGGGCGAAGGGAAGATCGCGGGCAAGGAATACCTCGCCTATGCCGACGACGGCAGCGGCGCGCAGAACGTGAGCCTGCTCGTGCAGATTCCGGCGAGCTTCAATCCGGATCAGCCTTGCATCGTGACGGCGACATCGTCGGGATCGCGCGGCGTCTACGGCGCGATTTCGGCCGCCGGCGAGTGGGGCCTCAAGCGCGGCTGCGCGGTCGCGTACACGGACAAGGGCAGCGGCAACGGCGCGCACGAACTGTCGACGAATCGCGTGACGCTCATCGACGGCACGCTCGCAAACGCCGATATCGCCGGGAAAGCGGCCATCTTTCGCGCCAACGTGAGCGCGACGGCGCTCGCGCAGTACAACGCGGCGTTCCCGAACCGCTATGCGTTCAAGCACGCGCATTCGCAGCAGAATCCGGAAAAGGACTGGGGCAAGAACACGCTGCAGGCCATTCAGTTCGCGTACTGGGCGCTCAACGATTCGTTCGGCACGCTCAACGGCACGACGCGCACCGTGCGCTACACGAAGGGCAGCGTGACGACGATCGCGGCGTCGGTGAGCAACGGCGGCGGCGCGGCGTTGGCCGCGGCGGAAGAGGACACCGACGGCTGGATTTCGGCCGTCGTCGCGGGCGAGCCGCAGATCAACCTGAACCTGCCCGCGCAGGTCGCGGTGAATCAGGGCGGCGCGCCGGTCGGCTCGTTCGGGCGTCCGCTCGCCGACTACATGACGCTTGCCAATCTGCTGCAGCCGTGCGCGGCGCTGGCTCCTGCCGCAGCGGGCGCGCCGTATCTGACGGCGTTGCCCGTCGCCACCACCACGGCGATTCGCACGCAGCGTTGCGCGGCGCTCGCGGCGAACGGGCTGATCTCGGGCGGCGATCCGGTCTCGCAGGCCAACGATGCGCTCGCGCGGCTGCATCAGGCGGGCTACGAGGCCGACTCCGACACGCTGCACGCGCCGATGTGGGATTCGCAGGCGGTGCCGGCGGTGGCCGTGACCTACGCGAACGCGTACATGAAGGCGAGCGTCGTCGATAACCTCTGCGACTTCAGCTTCGGCACGACGAACGCGGCGACCGGCGCGGCGGGCGTGACGCCGGCCGTATCGCCGATGCTGACCGTGTTCGGAAACGGCAACGGCGTGCCGCCGACCAACGGCATCAACCTCGTGTACAACGCGGGGACGAGCGGTGCGGCGGATCATCGGCTCGCCACGCCCGATGCGGCTTATGCGGGCGCGGCCTGCCTGCGCTCGCTATGGACGAACGCGAACCCGACGATGGTCGCGAGCGTCAACGCGATCCGCGTGAATGCGAACCTGCGCGGCAAGCCGGCGATCATCGTGCAGGGCCGCGCCGATGCGCTCGTGCCGATCAACCATGCGTCGCGGCCTTATCTGGGGGCGAACAAGGTGGCGGAAGGCGGCAAGAGCCAGTTGTCGTTTTACGAAATCGCGAACGGCCAGCATTTCGATGCGTTTCTGAGCGTGGCCGGTTTCGATACGCGGTTCGTGCCGGTGCATTACTACGTGCTTCAGTCGCTCAATCTGATGTGGAGCCATCTGAAGAGCGGCACGCCGCTGCCGCCGTCGCAGGTCGTTCGCACGGTCGCGCGGGGCGGCACGCCGGGCGCTGCGCCCGCGCTGACGACGGCGAATCTGCCGGCGATCGCGGCGAGTCCCGGCGCGAACGCTATTTCCGTCAACGGCGGCGTGGTCAACGTGCCGAATTGA
- a CDS encoding DUF2242 domain-containing protein has translation MSISSLRLAIVSLGLLSLAACGGRAATTPSYQQELFNSGASPYAHNFDATVKETCEAARRALLSQGFLTTMTQPDNVDATKNFQPSAETHVVVSFHVVCTPGENAANQSIAYVNAVQDGYALKKSDTSASVGLSVLGSLSLPIRSNSDAMVKISSETVPAGRFYDRFFNLVGHYLNTVPRSSPIASDEVESKPLAPSLIVSSPELTPTPIVVQAPAAAATAIQTPEAAAAAKQQAQAAADAATATASATATASAPAAASAVNSAR, from the coding sequence ATGTCCATCTCGTCGTTGCGCCTCGCCATCGTCTCCCTCGGTCTTCTCTCGCTCGCTGCATGCGGGGGCCGGGCCGCGACCACTCCAAGCTACCAGCAGGAGCTTTTCAACTCCGGCGCGAGTCCCTACGCGCACAATTTCGACGCCACCGTGAAGGAAACCTGCGAAGCCGCGCGTCGCGCACTGTTGTCGCAAGGCTTCCTGACGACGATGACCCAGCCGGACAACGTCGACGCGACCAAGAACTTCCAGCCGTCGGCGGAAACGCACGTCGTCGTCTCGTTCCATGTGGTCTGCACGCCGGGCGAGAACGCGGCGAATCAGAGCATCGCTTACGTGAACGCGGTGCAGGACGGCTATGCGCTCAAGAAAAGCGATACGTCCGCGAGCGTGGGCTTGAGTGTGCTCGGCTCCCTTTCGCTGCCGATCCGCTCGAATAGCGACGCGATGGTCAAGATTTCGAGCGAAACCGTGCCGGCCGGGAGGTTCTACGACCGCTTCTTCAATCTGGTGGGCCACTACCTGAACACGGTGCCGCGCAGTTCGCCGATCGCATCCGATGAAGTCGAGAGCAAGCCGCTCGCGCCCTCGCTCATCGTGAGTTCGCCGGAACTGACGCCGACGCCGATCGTCGTTCAGGCGCCCGCCGCCGCAGCGACGGCGATCCAGACGCCCGAAGCCGCAGCCGCCGCCAAACAGCAGGCGCAGGCCGCCGCCGATGCAGCCACGGCGACGGCTTCGGCGACCGCGACGGCGTCCGCGCCCGCCGCGGCGTCGGCCGTCAATTCGGCACGTTGA
- a CDS encoding DUF4148 domain-containing protein encodes MFKSIVPAIVIASALAVPALAQASDNGALTRAEVKAQLVQLERAGYNPASDHTTYPANIQAAQARLDASQGVAATSFGGVSEGASASGRATRPAQNVNPVDYSRP; translated from the coding sequence ATGTTCAAGTCGATCGTTCCCGCCATCGTCATCGCTTCCGCCCTTGCTGTGCCGGCCCTTGCGCAGGCGAGCGACAACGGCGCGCTGACCCGCGCCGAAGTGAAGGCGCAACTCGTGCAGCTCGAGCGCGCAGGCTACAACCCCGCCAGCGACCACACGACCTATCCCGCCAACATCCAGGCCGCGCAAGCGCGCCTCGATGCGTCGCAAGGCGTGGCGGCGACCTCGTTCGGCGGTGTGAGCGAAGGCGCGTCGGCATCCGGCCGTGCCACTCGCCCGGCGCAGAACGTCAACCCGGTCGACTACAGCCGCCCGTAA
- a CDS encoding GtrA family protein — MIANMIGYGIGIAVRFALDSEFTFKAAAMRDSAVRFLVVALVSYLCNLGTVLFTLRLTHAPCIAQMSGIPVYVIVGFIGNKH; from the coding sequence GTGATCGCGAACATGATCGGATACGGCATCGGCATCGCGGTCCGTTTCGCGCTCGACAGCGAGTTCACCTTCAAGGCGGCCGCCATGCGCGATTCGGCAGTGCGCTTTCTCGTCGTCGCGCTCGTTTCTTACCTGTGCAATCTCGGCACCGTTCTATTCACGCTGCGCCTCACGCATGCGCCGTGCATCGCGCAAATGAGCGGCATTCCGGTGTATGTGATCGTGGGCTTTATCGGCAACAAACACTGA
- a CDS encoding right-handed parallel beta-helix repeat-containing protein, with product MAACGGGSGTTDTDAVADTAAVAKTASSSGTAIPPAASITDSTGAVWKLVSGHATRNGTTVATGSPAAYTMILYFNGVIYAKNSAGNWFKNGTSPWQNLGTADPRTAASTGSQGTANTSTSGVLQDKSFGVKGDGTTNDRAALQAAIDGSVGQILLITGKSRIDATGLTLRSNTHIRFAQGASIKMLPHNTATYQMMRVWDVSNVNIEAPYLDGSKELNSAGSGEFGMGISITGATGVTITNPTTINCWGDGIYIGNSGSGSGKTSSNVSISGHHANGCRRQGATITSGNGITFTNPLWENISGTAPSCGLDIEPDDNSAVLQAIKIVSPTTQGCAGPGIQVYLGAFPGPVSKNVDIQITNHTDNCKIGPFGVGGLELNGRVVTGAITSTNPVWKQNWYLGDWDSKGPKVSVVNPKIG from the coding sequence TTGGCCGCCTGTGGCGGCGGCAGCGGAACCACCGATACCGACGCGGTCGCCGATACTGCGGCCGTCGCGAAGACCGCTTCGTCGAGTGGGACGGCTATTCCGCCGGCAGCATCCATCACCGATAGCACGGGCGCCGTCTGGAAGCTCGTGAGCGGCCACGCAACGCGCAATGGCACCACGGTGGCGACCGGTTCCCCCGCCGCGTACACCATGATCCTGTACTTCAACGGCGTGATCTACGCCAAGAACTCGGCTGGCAACTGGTTCAAGAACGGCACATCGCCGTGGCAGAACCTGGGCACCGCAGACCCGCGCACCGCGGCAAGCACCGGCTCGCAAGGCACCGCCAACACCAGCACGAGCGGCGTGCTGCAGGACAAGTCGTTCGGCGTGAAGGGCGACGGCACGACCAACGATCGTGCGGCGCTTCAGGCCGCCATCGACGGCTCGGTTGGACAGATTCTCCTCATCACGGGCAAGAGCCGCATCGACGCCACTGGCCTCACGCTGCGCTCGAACACGCATATCCGCTTCGCGCAGGGCGCCTCGATCAAGATGCTGCCGCACAACACCGCTACCTATCAGATGATGCGCGTGTGGGACGTGAGCAACGTGAACATCGAAGCGCCGTACCTCGACGGCAGCAAGGAACTGAACTCGGCCGGTTCGGGCGAATTCGGCATGGGCATCTCGATCACCGGCGCGACGGGCGTCACGATCACGAACCCGACGACGATCAACTGCTGGGGCGACGGCATCTACATCGGCAATAGCGGGAGCGGCTCAGGCAAGACCAGCTCCAACGTGTCGATCAGCGGCCACCACGCGAACGGCTGCCGCCGTCAGGGCGCGACGATCACGTCGGGCAACGGCATCACGTTCACCAATCCGCTGTGGGAAAACATTTCGGGCACCGCGCCGTCGTGCGGTCTGGACATCGAGCCGGACGACAACAGCGCCGTGCTGCAGGCCATCAAGATCGTCAGCCCGACGACTCAGGGTTGCGCGGGCCCCGGCATCCAGGTCTACCTCGGCGCGTTCCCCGGCCCGGTGTCGAAGAACGTCGACATCCAGATCACGAACCATACCGACAACTGCAAGATCGGCCCGTTCGGCGTCGGCGGTCTCGAACTGAATGGCCGCGTCGTCACCGGTGCGATCACCAGCACGAACCCGGTCTGGAAGCAGAACTGGTACCTCGGTGACTGGGACAGCAAGGGTCCGAAGGTCTCGGTCGTGAATCCGAAGATTGGCTAA
- a CDS encoding IS3 family transposase (programmed frameshift) — protein MESEGKARKPTGTRYSDEVRERAVRMVFEHQHEYQTQGAAIRSIASKMGMSRETLRNWIIQAERDRGQRAGATTSELARLKELERENRELRTANEILRKASALFRAGGARPPIEAMIAFIDEHRDVYGIEPICRLLPIAPSTYYRHAGRRSDPEQWPARARRDIELKALIRAVWDENFGVYGVRKVWRQLLRDGVKVARCTVARLMKVMGLEGVRRGRRIKTTQRDDAVPCPLDRVKRQFRAERPNALWVADFTYCWTWSGFVYVAFVTDVFARRIVGWRVSASMKTDFVLDALNQALHDRQPPPGLIHHSDHGSQYLSIRYTERLVDVGVEPSVGTVGDSYDNALAETINGLYKAEVVHRRSWRTLQDVELATLEWVHWYNYHRLLGPLGYVSPAEAEEVYNRNLVRSARAA, from the exons ATGGAAAGCGAAGGCAAGGCAAGGAAGCCCACAGGGACGCGATATTCGGATGAGGTCCGTGAGCGAGCGGTGCGGATGGTGTTCGAGCACCAACACGAGTATCAAACGCAGGGAGCGGCGATCCGCTCGATCGCCTCGAAGATGGGGATGTCGCGCGAGACGCTTCGCAACTGGATCATTCAGGCTGAGCGTGACCGTGGCCAACGAGCGGGCGCGACAACTTCGGAGCTGGCGCGTCTGAAGGAATTGGAGCGCGAGAATCGTGAACTGCGCACGGCCAACGAGATCCTGCGCAAGGCCTCTGCAT TATTTCGCGCAGGCGGAGCTCGACCGCCGATCGAAGCCATGATCGCGTTCATCGACGAGCATCGCGACGTCTACGGTATCGAGCCGATCTGCCGCCTGCTGCCGATCGCGCCGTCGACGTATTACCGCCACGCCGGGCGGCGCAGCGATCCGGAGCAATGGCCAGCACGAGCGCGTCGCGATATTGAACTGAAGGCCCTTATCCGGGCGGTCTGGGACGAGAACTTCGGCGTGTATGGAGTGCGCAAGGTCTGGCGCCAGTTGTTGCGCGATGGCGTAAAGGTGGCCCGCTGCACGGTTGCGCGCCTGATGAAGGTGATGGGCCTCGAAGGTGTGCGGCGTGGGCGCCGGATCAAGACGACGCAGCGCGACGATGCGGTGCCGTGCCCGCTGGACCGGGTCAAACGTCAGTTCCGGGCCGAGCGGCCTAACGCGCTGTGGGTCGCAGATTTTACCTACTGTTGGACATGGTCGGGCTTTGTCTATGTGGCCTTCGTGACCGATGTGTTTGCGCGCCGTATCGTCGGCTGGCGCGTGTCGGCATCGATGAAGACTGACTTCGTGCTGGATGCGCTGAACCAGGCGTTACACGACCGCCAGCCACCGCCCGGGCTCATTCATCATAGCGATCACGGGTCGCAATATCTCAGCATTCGGTACACCGAACGTTTGGTGGACGTGGGCGTTGAGCCATCAGTCGGAACTGTCGGTGACTCTTACGACAACGCTCTGGCCGAAACGATCAACGGCTTGTATAAGGCCGAAGTCGTGCATCGGCGTTCATGGCGTACGCTCCAGGATGTCGAACTCGCCACGCTCGAGTGGGTGCACTGGTACAACTACCATCGGTTGCTCGGCCCGCTCGGGTACGTGTCGCCTGCGGAAGCAGAGGAAGTCTACAATCGGAATCTGGTGCGCTCCGCTCGCGCGGCGTAG
- a CDS encoding ATP-binding protein, producing MISATLPLITVLFGPWSGLLLLLSGIWFGALWMQPFGSLAVVQQDDRAVLLAYTVVGALLVVAGHQLAKVARRAGRAEAATQDAADRLLQVERDARNRFDIALNTAGVPFFLLTPIVHDGRVAELRWDYLNEAAAQLFNQPAAVVIGSSISYVRPTGWDANLLLDRLAPLAKRTGREAFDVRVEGDNGEQWFHVIAASLQGSVVAWFGDVTPRVRAEQALSEADRRKDEFLATLAHELRNPLAPIRQVAEILEQPGLTDERKKWCITVLRRQSAAMALLLDDLLDVSRITRGALTLRKEAVALRDVFDDAVEIARPMIESKGHQLAVKHHPRPMSIEADRLRLAQVMGNLLTNAAKYTPPGGHIELTAEADDAEIVLSVDDNGIGIEPDKLSAIFSMFSQVNPDHHRQGGLGIGLALSKSLIELHGGRITASSAGRNLGSRFSVHLPAASRVVPEPVQTRDAPTIASSVERHRILVVDDNVDAADALTALLELEGHQIRTVYSGEEALDILSHYSPDVILLDLGLPGMSGIDVARGIRAMPSTRDVTLIAITGWGQPQDRARTADAGFDFHFTKPVDVGQLNEAIDSAVAAP from the coding sequence TTGATCAGTGCGACGTTGCCGCTAATCACCGTGCTATTTGGCCCGTGGTCGGGTTTGCTGCTTTTGCTAAGCGGGATCTGGTTCGGCGCGCTCTGGATGCAGCCTTTCGGAAGTCTGGCTGTCGTGCAGCAGGACGACCGAGCCGTGCTGCTGGCGTACACGGTCGTCGGCGCGCTCCTGGTCGTGGCCGGACACCAACTGGCCAAGGTGGCCCGCCGCGCAGGAAGAGCGGAGGCGGCTACGCAGGATGCCGCGGATCGCCTTTTGCAGGTCGAGCGGGACGCGCGCAACCGGTTCGACATCGCGTTGAACACGGCTGGCGTGCCGTTCTTTCTCCTTACGCCGATCGTGCATGATGGCCGCGTCGCGGAACTCCGTTGGGATTACCTCAACGAGGCGGCCGCGCAGTTATTCAACCAGCCCGCCGCGGTCGTGATCGGCAGTTCCATCTCGTATGTGCGTCCGACAGGGTGGGATGCCAACCTCCTGCTCGACCGCCTGGCGCCACTCGCGAAACGCACCGGGCGGGAAGCATTCGACGTGCGCGTGGAAGGCGACAACGGCGAGCAGTGGTTTCACGTCATCGCGGCGTCGCTGCAAGGTTCGGTTGTGGCGTGGTTTGGCGACGTGACACCGCGCGTGCGCGCCGAACAGGCGCTCTCCGAAGCCGACCGCCGCAAGGATGAGTTCCTCGCGACGCTCGCGCACGAACTGCGCAATCCACTCGCGCCGATCAGACAGGTTGCCGAGATACTGGAGCAGCCCGGACTGACGGATGAGCGCAAGAAGTGGTGCATCACCGTGCTGCGTCGGCAGTCGGCCGCCATGGCGCTGCTTCTGGACGACTTGCTGGACGTCTCGCGCATCACGCGCGGGGCGCTCACGCTTCGCAAAGAAGCCGTTGCGCTTCGGGACGTTTTCGATGACGCAGTCGAGATCGCGAGGCCCATGATCGAGAGTAAGGGCCACCAACTCGCCGTCAAGCACCATCCGCGCCCGATGAGCATCGAGGCGGACCGACTGCGGCTGGCGCAGGTGATGGGAAATCTCCTGACCAACGCCGCGAAATACACGCCGCCGGGCGGCCACATCGAATTGACGGCAGAAGCAGACGACGCGGAGATCGTCCTGTCAGTCGACGACAACGGAATCGGCATCGAGCCGGATAAGCTGTCGGCCATCTTCTCGATGTTTTCGCAGGTGAACCCCGACCATCATCGGCAAGGCGGGCTGGGTATTGGACTTGCGCTGTCGAAATCGCTGATCGAGTTGCATGGGGGACGGATCACGGCGTCGAGCGCTGGAAGAAACCTGGGGAGCCGTTTCTCCGTTCATCTACCCGCGGCGTCCAGAGTGGTGCCGGAGCCGGTGCAGACGCGCGATGCGCCGACCATTGCATCGTCGGTCGAACGGCATCGCATCCTGGTGGTGGACGATAACGTCGATGCGGCTGACGCGCTGACGGCCCTCCTGGAGCTCGAGGGGCATCAGATACGCACAGTCTATTCAGGCGAGGAGGCTCTCGATATTCTCAGCCACTACAGCCCCGATGTAATCCTGCTTGACCTCGGTCTGCCCGGCATGAGCGGAATCGACGTCGCTCGCGGCATTCGGGCCATGCCGTCAACAAGGGACGTCACGCTTATCGCCATCACTGGATGGGGGCAGCCACAGGACCGTGCGCGCACGGCTGACGCCGGTTTCGACTTCCACTTCACGAAGCCCGTTGACGTGGGGCAACTCAACGAGGCGATCGATAGCGCGGTGGCCGCGCCATAG
- a CDS encoding CHAD domain-containing protein: MVFGQDPSSVHQMRVGLRRLRSALDLFAPVIAAPADFDNELRWIAGQLGQSRDWEVLAGSTLEKAFGSAASDADVTAVHQAAQNIATENRKAAVAAVNSVRYTRLIIQFTLCIDQKGWRASQSKKSLKALDNPITGFASETLRRRHKKLLKRGHGLAELDDETRHRARIAAKKVRYATEFFSSLFDRRAVKHYISALSDLQDDLGWRNDVVVADDCSGR, encoded by the coding sequence GTGGTCTTCGGACAAGACCCTTCGAGCGTGCATCAGATGCGCGTCGGGCTTCGCCGCCTGCGCTCGGCGCTCGACCTGTTCGCACCGGTCATCGCGGCGCCGGCTGATTTCGACAATGAACTTCGATGGATTGCCGGCCAGCTAGGTCAATCGCGCGACTGGGAAGTGCTTGCGGGGAGCACACTGGAAAAAGCGTTCGGCTCCGCTGCCAGCGACGCGGATGTTACCGCGGTCCACCAGGCGGCACAGAATATCGCGACGGAGAATCGTAAAGCCGCCGTTGCCGCAGTCAACTCGGTGCGCTACACGCGTCTGATCATCCAGTTCACGCTTTGCATCGACCAGAAGGGATGGCGCGCGAGTCAGTCGAAGAAATCGCTGAAAGCGCTTGATAATCCCATCACCGGCTTTGCGAGCGAGACGCTAAGGCGCCGGCACAAGAAGCTGCTCAAACGAGGTCACGGCCTGGCCGAGTTGGACGATGAAACGCGCCATCGCGCGCGCATCGCCGCCAAGAAAGTGCGCTATGCGACCGAATTCTTCTCTTCCCTGTTCGATCGTCGCGCGGTCAAGCACTACATAAGCGCACTGAGTGATTTGCAGGACGACCTCGGCTGGCGCAACGATGTCGTCGTGGCGGACGACTGCTCCGGTCGCTAG
- a CDS encoding CYTH domain-containing protein: MEKELKLQVTAGKASQIMHAPAVSRLLNGSAESNDLVSTYFDTPEMHLRKNGASLRVRAVGEQRLQTLKLEGTITAGLFERDEFECPVNGDRPDLGTLLTLIPKDSKAIDILAERDLAERLEPLFLTRINRCAATLQLPDGTELELAMDDGAVEATARASAPIHGVELELKNGDPEQLYTLALAPVTRRTASDRPSQQSGPWLWPARARAKRRRESRAARTEEARYRRSSLSGNREELSRSGPRQRARRGLRTRPFERASDARRASPPALGARPVRTGHRGAG, from the coding sequence ATGGAAAAGGAACTCAAGCTCCAGGTGACCGCAGGCAAGGCAAGCCAGATCATGCATGCCCCGGCGGTCAGCCGGCTGTTGAACGGCTCCGCAGAGTCGAATGATCTTGTGAGCACTTACTTCGACACGCCGGAGATGCATCTGCGCAAGAATGGCGCGTCCTTGCGTGTGCGCGCCGTCGGGGAGCAGCGGCTGCAGACGCTGAAGCTGGAAGGGACGATTACCGCTGGCCTCTTCGAGCGCGATGAGTTCGAGTGTCCGGTGAACGGCGACCGACCTGACCTCGGCACGTTGCTGACGCTCATACCGAAAGACTCGAAGGCCATCGACATACTCGCCGAGCGTGACCTCGCCGAGCGCCTGGAGCCGCTTTTCCTCACCCGCATCAATCGATGCGCCGCCACGTTGCAATTGCCGGACGGCACCGAACTCGAGCTTGCGATGGACGATGGCGCAGTCGAAGCTACGGCCCGGGCGTCTGCTCCGATCCACGGCGTCGAGCTGGAGTTGAAAAACGGCGATCCCGAGCAGCTTTACACCCTTGCGCTCGCCCCTGTTACACGACGTACCGCTTCGGATCGACCATCTCAGCAAAGCGGACCGTGGCTATGGCCTGCTCGTGCAAGAGCAAAGCGGCGCCGTGAAAGCCGAGCCGCTCGAACTGAAGAAGCGCGATACCGTCGAAGCAGCCTTTCAGGCAATCGCGAGGAACTGTCTCGCTCAGGTCCACGGCAACGAGCGCGGCGTGGTCTTCGGACAAGACCCTTCGAGCGTGCATCAGATGCGCGTCGGGCTTCGCCGCCTGCGCTCGGCGCTCGACCTGTTCGCACCGGTCATCGCGGCGCCGGCTGA
- a CDS encoding PHB depolymerase family esterase, with product MPDVKHGSLTHIRTPQAEVDVEDCGHFSVRRYVDAAGQRDYKVYVPGHHRGESLPLIVMLHGCTQDADDFAAGTRMNALAETHGFIVAYPTQPQGANSSKCWNWFRPADQQRDRGEPSLITGITREVMADYNVDPKRVFVAGLSAGGAMAAIMAQTYPDLYAAAGVHSGLPVGCAHDLPSALAAMRGGKVRSKAQKSMRADAHGAQASACPLIVFHGDADATVHPANANELIREFSAREVIPVRAPSSDSRVRKHTVRYMTSQAGVDAELWVIHGAPHAWAGGSSSGTYTDPSGPDASAEMVRFFLEHPRRSS from the coding sequence CTGCCAGACGTCAAACATGGATCGCTTACTCACATTCGTACGCCGCAAGCCGAAGTGGACGTGGAGGATTGCGGGCACTTCAGCGTGCGGCGCTACGTCGACGCCGCTGGTCAGCGTGATTACAAGGTCTACGTTCCCGGTCATCACCGCGGTGAAAGTCTGCCTCTGATCGTCATGCTGCATGGCTGCACGCAGGACGCCGACGATTTCGCAGCCGGGACGCGAATGAACGCGCTTGCCGAAACTCATGGCTTCATCGTCGCTTATCCGACGCAGCCGCAGGGCGCGAATAGCTCGAAATGCTGGAACTGGTTCAGACCGGCCGATCAGCAGCGCGACCGGGGCGAGCCGTCATTGATCACGGGCATTACGAGAGAGGTCATGGCGGATTACAACGTCGATCCGAAACGCGTCTTCGTTGCTGGTCTTTCGGCCGGCGGCGCGATGGCGGCAATCATGGCGCAAACCTATCCCGATCTGTACGCAGCGGCAGGCGTTCATTCCGGCCTGCCCGTCGGATGCGCGCACGACCTGCCGTCCGCGCTGGCGGCCATGCGCGGCGGCAAGGTCAGATCCAAAGCGCAGAAATCCATGCGGGCGGATGCTCACGGCGCGCAGGCGTCGGCATGCCCGCTCATCGTTTTTCACGGCGATGCCGATGCAACCGTGCATCCCGCCAATGCCAACGAATTGATACGCGAGTTTTCCGCGCGTGAAGTGATACCCGTGCGCGCGCCAAGCAGCGATAGCCGGGTCAGAAAGCATACGGTCCGATACATGACGTCGCAAGCCGGAGTCGATGCCGAACTATGGGTTATCCACGGCGCGCCTCATGCGTGGGCCGGAGGTTCATCGAGCGGGACGTACACCGATCCATCCGGCCCCGACGCCAGTGCCGAGATGGTGCGATTTTTTCTCGAGCATCCGCGTCGTAGTAGCTGA